A region from the Cellvibrio sp. PSBB006 genome encodes:
- a CDS encoding MaoC/PaaZ C-terminal domain-containing protein codes for MNLLENYTLAELSPGVTATYSKTLTYDDVVLFARCSGDVNPLHLDAEYAATTPFGEPIGHGMWTGALVSAAIATRLPGPGSVYRSQSLSFKHPVKLGDTVTVTLTVNEIKERMRLVVLDCEAYNQEGKLIAKGVAEVIAPAEKQSLQAGQIPDITVGSP; via the coding sequence ATGAATTTGCTGGAAAATTATACACTTGCAGAATTGAGTCCCGGTGTGACAGCGACCTACAGTAAAACCCTGACGTATGACGATGTGGTTTTATTTGCCCGTTGTTCCGGCGATGTAAATCCCCTTCATCTGGACGCTGAGTATGCGGCGACCACGCCGTTCGGCGAACCTATCGGCCATGGCATGTGGACTGGTGCCCTGGTGTCCGCTGCGATCGCTACACGATTGCCGGGGCCGGGTTCGGTCTATCGTAGCCAGAGCCTCAGCTTCAAGCATCCGGTCAAGCTGGGTGACACGGTAACCGTGACCCTGACGGTCAATGAGATCAAAGAGCGGATGCGATTGGTCGTGCTGGATTGTGAGGCCTATAACCAGGAGGGCAAATTGATCGCCAAAGGTGTAGCGGAGGTCATTGCTCCGGCCGAGAAACAATCATTGCAAGCCGGGCAGATTCCAGACATCACGGTGGGTTCGCCATAG
- the rnt gene encoding ribonuclease T, whose product MNPPDNPRDPKSLIAQRFRGFLPVVIDVETGGFNARTDALLEIAAVTVRMDEEGLLYRHETFSFHVDPFEGANIEQAALDFTGIDLDSPERMAEPELMVMTDLFQAIRRAVKENGCTRAVMVGHNAHFDLSFVNAAVERCDIKRNPFHPFSCFDTATLAGLAFGQTVLAKACRTANIEFSNSAAHSAAYDAEKTADLFCYIVNRWRELGGWAPLMVEDGDEETE is encoded by the coding sequence GTGAATCCACCTGATAACCCCAGAGATCCCAAATCACTGATTGCCCAACGTTTTCGCGGATTTCTCCCCGTCGTGATTGATGTGGAAACCGGCGGCTTCAATGCCCGCACTGATGCGTTGCTGGAAATTGCAGCGGTTACGGTGCGGATGGACGAAGAGGGATTGCTGTATCGCCATGAGACGTTTTCGTTTCACGTCGACCCCTTTGAGGGTGCCAATATTGAGCAGGCTGCGCTGGACTTTACCGGCATTGATCTCGATAGCCCGGAGCGCATGGCCGAACCGGAACTCATGGTAATGACGGATTTATTTCAGGCGATACGCCGCGCTGTTAAGGAGAATGGTTGTACACGCGCCGTGATGGTCGGCCATAACGCCCATTTTGATTTGAGTTTTGTCAATGCGGCGGTTGAGCGCTGCGACATTAAACGCAACCCCTTCCACCCCTTTTCCTGCTTTGATACCGCTACCCTTGCCGGTCTCGCGTTTGGCCAGACAGTTCTGGCCAAAGCATGTCGGACTGCCAATATTGAATTCAGTAACAGCGCCGCCCACTCGGCCGCTTACGATGCTGAAAAAACCGCCGATCTGTTCTGCTACATCGTGAACCGCTGGCGGGAATTGGGCGGCTGGGCGCCGCTGATGGTAGAAGATGGTGACGAAGAAACAGAATAA
- the pyrC gene encoding dihydroorotase, with amino-acid sequence MTDRITLTRPDDWHIHLRDGVALQRTVADAARYFGRAIVMPNLVPPVTDTELALAYKDRILAARPTGSQFEPLMVLYLTDNTQPQEIFRAKAAGVHACKLYPAGATTNSASGVTDLKKIYPVLEAMQETGMLFLLHGEVTDSAIDIFDREKVFIDRILTQVVSHFPALRMVLEHITTSDAATFVSEAPGNVGATITAHHLLYNRNHMLAGGIRPHYYCLPILKRNTHQQALVKAAISGSPKFFLGTDSAPHAQNKKEAACGCAGSYTANAAIELYAEVFEDAGALDKLEGFASHFGPDFYQLPRNTDTITLVKQAWQIPESLAYGEQPLIPLRAGESLRWQVQH; translated from the coding sequence ATGACTGACCGTATCACCCTGACTCGCCCGGACGACTGGCATATCCACCTGCGCGATGGCGTCGCCTTGCAGCGCACCGTTGCCGATGCTGCACGTTATTTCGGGCGCGCAATCGTTATGCCGAATCTGGTTCCCCCGGTTACTGACACCGAACTGGCGCTGGCGTATAAAGACCGCATCCTGGCGGCGCGCCCGACGGGAAGCCAATTCGAACCCTTGATGGTGCTCTACCTGACTGACAATACCCAGCCCCAGGAAATATTCCGCGCCAAAGCTGCAGGTGTCCATGCTTGCAAGCTGTATCCTGCGGGCGCCACCACCAATTCTGCCTCCGGGGTTACCGATCTTAAAAAGATCTATCCGGTACTGGAGGCCATGCAGGAAACCGGCATGCTCTTCCTGTTGCACGGCGAAGTCACCGACAGCGCTATTGATATCTTTGATCGCGAAAAAGTGTTTATCGACCGCATTCTGACCCAGGTAGTCAGCCATTTCCCGGCCTTGCGCATGGTCCTGGAACACATCACCACCAGTGACGCGGCAACCTTTGTAAGCGAAGCCCCGGGCAATGTCGGCGCGACCATCACCGCCCATCACCTGCTCTACAATCGCAATCACATGCTGGCTGGTGGCATTCGGCCACACTATTACTGCTTGCCTATCCTCAAGCGCAATACGCATCAACAGGCACTGGTCAAAGCCGCCATCAGCGGCAGTCCCAAATTTTTCCTGGGTACCGACTCCGCACCACATGCGCAAAACAAGAAAGAAGCCGCTTGTGGTTGCGCCGGCAGCTACACAGCAAACGCGGCCATTGAGCTCTACGCAGAAGTCTTCGAAGATGCCGGTGCCCTGGATAAACTTGAGGGTTTTGCCAGCCATTTCGGGCCTGATTTCTATCAACTCCCACGCAATACCGACACCATTACGCTGGTAAAACAAGCCTGGCAGATACCGGAAAGCCTGGCCTATGGCGAACAGCCACTGATTCCGCTACGCGCTGGTGAAAGCCTGCGCTGGCAAGTACAACACTAA
- a CDS encoding OmpA family protein: MRLTPTPSRILTYLSAPVRLLGAGGFVLSGWLLLVGSSWAVTFNTILSDVNWQVDQSIFECKLSQPVAGFGQAAFSRRAGEPEAFYLQQKQILLPEGKAIIGLGQPSWHQPGNLPTPLAEARVVAEPIPLRVENSLVETLQAELLKGLRVIITRKTENTSPNPVRVVVEPLKFRGALTNYQACLKQLLPVSYAEVSRTTLYFDSASDELTAEERRKLEWVALYVKEDQQIKRVLIDGHTDSVGPRPNNIDISKSRSQRIATYLASAGVDNNRITTRWHGERYPIASNTTDQGRQKNRRVTIRLER, from the coding sequence ATGAGATTGACTCCGACCCCCTCGCGAATATTGACTTACCTTTCTGCTCCGGTCCGGCTGCTAGGGGCCGGCGGGTTTGTTTTAAGTGGATGGTTGCTATTGGTTGGCTCGTCCTGGGCGGTGACGTTTAACACCATATTGTCGGACGTTAACTGGCAGGTGGATCAGTCGATCTTTGAATGCAAACTATCGCAACCTGTTGCGGGTTTTGGACAAGCGGCCTTTTCCCGTCGGGCGGGCGAGCCCGAAGCGTTTTATCTCCAGCAGAAGCAGATCCTGTTGCCGGAGGGAAAGGCGATCATCGGCCTTGGCCAACCGTCCTGGCATCAGCCAGGTAATCTGCCGACGCCATTGGCGGAAGCCCGTGTCGTCGCTGAACCCATCCCCCTGCGTGTCGAGAATTCACTGGTGGAAACCCTGCAGGCCGAGTTGCTCAAAGGCTTGCGCGTGATCATTACCCGCAAAACCGAAAATACCTCGCCCAATCCTGTCCGGGTGGTGGTCGAACCGCTTAAATTTCGCGGGGCCCTTACCAACTACCAAGCCTGCCTTAAACAACTTTTGCCGGTAAGTTATGCCGAAGTCTCGCGCACCACGCTGTACTTTGACAGTGCTTCCGATGAGCTGACAGCGGAAGAGCGTCGTAAGCTGGAGTGGGTTGCGCTCTATGTTAAAGAGGATCAACAGATCAAACGCGTGTTGATCGATGGCCATACTGACAGCGTCGGACCGCGTCCGAATAATATCGATATATCAAAGTCGCGCTCCCAGAGAATTGCCACCTACCTCGCCAGCGCCGGTGTTGATAACAACAGGATTACCACGCGCTGGCATGGCGAGCGTTACCCCATCGCCAGCAATACCACGGATCAGGGGCGACAAAAAAACCGTCGTGTAACCATTCGCCTGGAACGCTGA
- a CDS encoding DegQ family serine endoprotease, which produces MLKPGSKFMGLVMFLLVQCVAAQAYAANLPEFTELIEKNSPAVVKITTLVRANSPDQLRVPPQQNYPYPQDIPDIFRELFERHQPPERDYGSMGSGFIISDDGYVLTNHHVVDAAHEITVRMIDQREFKAELVGSDQRSDLALLKIDAKDLPSLKFAKAESLKVGQWVLAIGSPFGLDYSASAGIVSATGRNISARNESSYVPFIQTDVAINPGNSGGPLFNLEGEVVGINSQIYTRSGGSIGLSFAIPSSVAEEVVEQLKEKGRVDRGWLGVAIQEVNRDLASSLGLDKPTGALVADVEPDGPAAKAGIKAGDLIIKFNGRDVDTQADLPYLVGRTSPKSKVPVVVIRKGKEQTIRVTIGVLPEPQMQAAAPALPDKKPSSAADSLGLVVEDVEDVAGQSGNGGVVVRYVEPNSPAAQAGLMVGDVIDQLGFNEVGSVESYDDILASLEKGTPQAIRFLRNGRPVFHTITLR; this is translated from the coding sequence ATGTTAAAACCGGGCAGCAAATTCATGGGCCTTGTGATGTTTTTACTGGTGCAGTGTGTCGCTGCACAAGCCTACGCGGCAAACTTGCCGGAATTTACCGAACTGATTGAAAAAAATTCACCGGCGGTGGTGAAGATAACGACGCTGGTGCGTGCCAATTCCCCCGACCAATTACGCGTCCCCCCGCAACAAAATTACCCTTACCCCCAGGATATTCCCGATATTTTTCGCGAGCTTTTCGAGCGGCATCAACCCCCTGAGCGAGATTACGGTTCCATGGGTTCCGGTTTCATTATCTCGGACGATGGTTATGTGTTAACCAATCATCATGTGGTGGATGCAGCCCATGAAATTACCGTGCGGATGATTGATCAACGGGAATTCAAGGCCGAATTGGTGGGCAGCGACCAACGTTCCGATCTGGCATTGTTGAAGATTGACGCTAAAGACTTACCCAGCCTTAAGTTTGCCAAGGCGGAGAGTCTGAAAGTGGGCCAGTGGGTATTAGCTATCGGTTCACCGTTTGGTCTTGATTACTCTGCCAGTGCGGGCATTGTTAGCGCCACGGGGCGCAATATTTCGGCCCGTAACGAAAGCAGCTATGTTCCTTTTATCCAGACGGATGTTGCCATTAACCCCGGTAATTCCGGTGGCCCGTTGTTCAATCTTGAGGGCGAGGTTGTCGGTATCAATTCGCAGATATATACCCGCTCCGGTGGCTCCATCGGTTTGTCGTTTGCAATTCCATCCAGCGTGGCGGAGGAAGTGGTCGAGCAGTTGAAAGAAAAAGGCCGGGTGGATCGCGGCTGGCTGGGGGTGGCAATCCAGGAAGTGAACAGGGATCTGGCCAGTTCCCTCGGTCTGGATAAACCTACCGGTGCGCTGGTGGCCGATGTAGAACCCGATGGTCCGGCGGCGAAAGCCGGCATCAAGGCGGGCGATTTGATCATCAAGTTCAATGGGCGCGATGTGGACACCCAGGCGGACCTGCCTTATCTGGTCGGTCGTACCTCTCCGAAATCCAAAGTGCCGGTCGTCGTTATCCGCAAAGGCAAAGAGCAAACCATTCGTGTCACCATCGGTGTCTTGCCTGAGCCGCAGATGCAGGCAGCTGCTCCAGCCTTGCCCGATAAAAAGCCTTCTTCAGCTGCGGACTCGCTCGGCCTGGTGGTTGAGGATGTCGAGGATGTCGCTGGCCAATCCGGCAATGGCGGGGTGGTCGTCCGCTATGTCGAGCCGAACAGTCCGGCAGCCCAGGCGGGCTTGATGGTTGGTGATGTGATCGATCAGTTGGGTTTCAACGAAGTGGGTTCAGTGGAGAGCTATGACGATATCCTGGCTTCGCTGGAGAAGGGTACGCCCCAGGCTATCCGCTTCCTGCGCAATGGTCGTCCGGTTTTTCATACCATCACCTTACGCTAG
- the lepA gene encoding translation elongation factor 4: protein MTDLSHIRNFSIIAHIDHGKSTIADRFIQLCGGLSDREMEAQVLDSMDLERERGITIKAHSVTLFYKARDGKTYQLNFIDTPGHVDFTYEVSRSLAACEGALLVVDAAQGVEAQSVANCYTAIEQGLEVIPVLNKMDLPQAEPERVAQEIEDIIGIDASEAVRCSAKSGLGMEDVLEELVRLVPPPVGDVDAPLQALIIDSWFDNYLGVVSLVRVTQGALRLKDKIITKSIGKVHGVDGVGVFSPKLTQLKELKAGEVGFVVAGIKDIHGAPVGDTITHANTPDVPALEGFQKIKPQVYAGMFPVSSDDFEDFREALAKLTLNDASLFYEPESSDALGFGFRCGFLGMLHMEIIQERLEREYDLDLITTAPTVVYEVVDNKGETIYVDNPSKLPEPGLISEMREPIVEANILVPQEHLGNVITLCVEKRGVQKDLQFTGSQVSVRYELPMNEVVLDFFDRLKSVSRGFASLDYSFLRFQPARLVRLDVLINSEKVDALALIVHRDKAHNIGRSLTEKMKELIPRQMFDVAIQAAIGGQIVARTTVKALRKNVTAKCYGGDATRKKKLLEKQKAGKKRMKQVGSVEIPQAAFFAVLKIDS from the coding sequence GTGACCGACCTCAGCCATATTCGTAATTTTTCAATCATCGCCCACATCGACCACGGCAAATCCACTATTGCAGACCGCTTTATTCAGTTATGTGGCGGCTTGAGTGACCGTGAGATGGAAGCCCAGGTTCTGGATTCGATGGACCTTGAGCGCGAGCGCGGTATCACCATCAAAGCCCACAGCGTGACGCTGTTCTATAAGGCGCGCGATGGTAAAACCTACCAGTTGAATTTTATTGATACCCCCGGTCACGTGGACTTCACCTATGAAGTGTCGCGCTCTTTGGCGGCATGTGAGGGTGCGCTGTTGGTGGTAGATGCGGCGCAGGGTGTTGAGGCCCAATCAGTTGCCAATTGCTATACCGCGATTGAGCAAGGGCTGGAGGTGATTCCGGTGCTGAACAAGATGGACTTGCCTCAGGCCGAGCCGGAGCGTGTAGCCCAGGAAATCGAAGATATTATCGGGATTGATGCCTCCGAAGCTGTACGTTGCAGCGCCAAATCCGGCTTGGGTATGGAAGATGTGCTTGAAGAGCTGGTGCGCCTGGTACCGCCGCCGGTAGGTGATGTGGACGCGCCGCTGCAAGCACTGATTATCGATTCCTGGTTTGATAATTACCTCGGCGTTGTGTCGCTGGTGCGGGTTACCCAGGGTGCACTGCGCTTGAAGGACAAGATTATCACCAAGTCCATCGGCAAGGTTCACGGCGTAGACGGAGTAGGCGTGTTCAGCCCGAAACTGACCCAGTTGAAAGAATTGAAAGCCGGTGAAGTGGGTTTTGTGGTTGCTGGCATTAAAGATATTCACGGCGCTCCCGTGGGCGATACCATCACTCACGCCAATACCCCGGATGTGCCGGCGTTGGAAGGTTTCCAGAAGATCAAGCCGCAGGTTTACGCCGGTATGTTCCCGGTCAGCTCCGATGATTTTGAAGATTTCCGTGAAGCCCTCGCCAAGTTAACCCTCAACGATGCATCACTGTTTTACGAACCGGAAAGCTCCGATGCCTTGGGGTTCGGTTTCCGTTGTGGCTTCCTCGGTATGCTGCACATGGAGATCATTCAGGAGCGCCTGGAACGGGAATACGATCTCGATTTGATCACTACGGCACCGACGGTGGTGTACGAAGTAGTCGATAATAAAGGCGAGACCATTTACGTGGACAACCCCTCCAAGTTGCCGGAGCCGGGGTTGATCTCGGAGATGCGCGAACCGATCGTCGAAGCGAACATTCTTGTTCCTCAGGAACACCTGGGCAATGTGATCACGCTGTGCGTCGAAAAACGCGGGGTCCAAAAAGATTTGCAGTTTACCGGCAGCCAGGTTTCGGTGCGCTATGAGTTGCCGATGAACGAAGTGGTGCTGGATTTCTTTGATCGATTGAAATCGGTGAGCCGTGGTTTTGCGTCGCTGGATTACAGTTTCCTGCGTTTTCAGCCAGCGCGTCTGGTGCGTCTGGATGTGTTGATCAACAGCGAAAAAGTGGATGCACTGGCGTTGATCGTGCACCGCGATAAAGCCCATAACATTGGCCGTTCGCTCACGGAAAAGATGAAAGAATTAATTCCACGGCAAATGTTTGATGTCGCTATCCAGGCTGCTATCGGCGGGCAAATTGTGGCGCGCACCACAGTGAAAGCCCTGCGCAAGAATGTCACGGCCAAGTGTTACGGTGGTGATGCGACGCGTAAGAAAAAACTGCTCGAAAAACAAAAAGCCGGTAAGAAACGTATGAAGCAGGTTGGCAGCGTGGAAATTCCACAAGCCGCGTTCTTTGCCGTATTAAAAATTGATAGCTGA
- the lepB gene encoding signal peptidase I, with protein sequence MSINLPLILTLAVLITGLIWLYDALVLARPRRAAMEAVDQQFSKLNIADEQKQAAYAEAQQTAGREPVLVEYAKSFFPVLLVVFVLRSFLVEPFQIPSGSMEPTLDVGDFILVNKFTYGIRLPVLNNEVIPVNDPQRGDVMVFFPPHQPDTYFIKRVIGLPGDLISYNNHVLTINGEVVPEKLIAELPAGNPTYRLATETIDGKEFTVKKDLVPGGLSVRGTWRVPAGHYFMMGDNRDNSADSRAWGEVSENAIVGKAFAVWMHWDSFFSLPSFDSVGEIQ encoded by the coding sequence ATGAGTATTAATCTCCCCCTGATTCTTACCCTGGCGGTGTTGATCACCGGTCTGATCTGGCTTTATGACGCACTGGTTCTGGCTCGCCCGCGCAGGGCAGCAATGGAAGCCGTGGACCAGCAATTCAGCAAATTGAATATTGCTGACGAACAGAAACAGGCTGCCTACGCCGAAGCGCAACAAACTGCCGGTCGTGAACCGGTCCTGGTGGAATACGCCAAATCATTCTTTCCGGTGCTGCTGGTCGTGTTTGTACTGCGTTCATTTCTGGTGGAGCCGTTTCAGATTCCCTCGGGCTCTATGGAACCTACCCTGGATGTCGGCGATTTTATCCTCGTTAACAAGTTCACCTACGGTATTCGCCTGCCGGTGCTTAACAATGAAGTGATTCCGGTCAACGATCCCCAGCGCGGCGATGTGATGGTGTTCTTTCCGCCCCATCAACCGGACACCTATTTCATCAAGCGCGTTATTGGATTACCGGGAGATTTGATCTCTTACAATAATCACGTGCTTACCATCAATGGTGAAGTTGTTCCCGAAAAATTGATTGCTGAATTGCCGGCTGGCAATCCGACCTACCGACTTGCTACCGAAACTATCGACGGCAAGGAGTTCACGGTTAAGAAAGACCTGGTGCCGGGTGGGTTGAGCGTACGCGGTACCTGGCGGGTGCCAGCGGGCCATTATTTTATGATGGGCGACAACCGCGACAATAGTGCCGACAGCCGAGCTTGGGGTGAGGTTTCGGAAAATGCTATCGTAGGTAAAGCATTCGCTGTCTGGATGCACTGGGATTCGTTCTTCAGTCTACCCAGTTTTGACAGCGTTGGTGAGATTCAATAA
- a CDS encoding DUF4845 domain-containing protein, translating to MKTLKKQQGLGMLGWLVVLAVAGFFLLCAFKIIPLYAENRYIVSGLKALVEPGTKLEDMTTAEIKKKMGNFYMINNVRSKEAQNIVVDRAANRVVVKVDYEARVNLFYNLDVVVDFKNHLDSTAPHQCCKPVAE from the coding sequence ATGAAAACCTTAAAAAAGCAGCAAGGCTTGGGGATGTTGGGTTGGCTGGTGGTATTGGCAGTCGCCGGATTTTTTCTGTTGTGTGCATTCAAGATCATCCCGCTCTATGCGGAAAACCGCTACATTGTATCCGGCCTGAAAGCGCTGGTGGAGCCCGGCACCAAACTGGAAGATATGACCACCGCTGAGATCAAGAAAAAGATGGGCAACTTCTACATGATCAACAATGTCCGCTCGAAAGAAGCGCAAAACATTGTCGTGGACCGGGCTGCAAACCGTGTTGTCGTCAAGGTTGATTACGAAGCCCGCGTCAATTTGTTTTATAACCTCGATGTGGTTGTTGATTTTAAAAACCATCTCGACAGTACCGCTCCGCATCAGTGCTGCAAACCCGTGGCCGAGTAA
- the rnc gene encoding ribonuclease III, with product MLNLKYQRLQHRLGYQFQTQAFLELALTHRSCGARNNERLEFLGDSILNFVIGESLFQRFPEAREGQLSRLRSQMVKGETLAKIAREFELGECLILGEGEMKSGGHRRDSILADTLEALIGAIYVESGFPVCRERVTTWYATRLDELTLDSPIKDAKTRLQEYLQSLQQPLPEYAVVEVEGEAHAQMFTIECRVSLLKKTTRAQASNRREAEKQAAAKALRLLKI from the coding sequence GTGTTAAATCTTAAATACCAACGTTTACAACATCGTCTCGGATACCAATTTCAAACGCAGGCTTTTCTGGAATTGGCATTGACGCACCGCAGCTGCGGTGCGCGCAACAATGAGCGGCTGGAATTCCTCGGCGACTCAATCCTTAATTTCGTTATTGGTGAATCCCTGTTTCAGCGTTTCCCCGAAGCGCGTGAAGGGCAGCTCAGTCGTTTGCGCTCGCAAATGGTCAAAGGCGAGACCCTGGCCAAAATTGCCCGCGAGTTTGAACTGGGTGAATGTCTTATCCTCGGTGAAGGTGAAATGAAAAGCGGCGGGCATCGGCGTGACTCGATCCTCGCGGATACATTGGAAGCGCTGATTGGTGCTATCTATGTTGAAAGTGGATTTCCCGTCTGTCGCGAACGGGTTACTACCTGGTACGCTACGCGTCTGGATGAGCTGACCCTCGACTCACCAATAAAAGATGCAAAGACCCGCCTGCAGGAATATCTTCAATCCCTTCAGCAACCCCTGCCGGAGTATGCGGTTGTTGAGGTGGAAGGCGAAGCCCATGCGCAGATGTTCACTATAGAATGTCGCGTGTCGCTCCTGAAAAAAACCACGCGCGCGCAGGCGTCCAACCGTCGCGAAGCGGAGAAACAAGCTGCCGCAAAAGCGCTGCGGTTACTTAAAATTTGA
- the era gene encoding GTPase Era codes for MSSNDDAPLGTRCGYVAIVGRPNVGKSTLLNHLLGQKISITSRKPQTTRNAVVGIKTEGDIQLIFVDTPGLHLNETRAINRYMNRTASTAMKDVDVVVFLVDRFIWNDEDEAVAAQLSRVQCPIILAVNKVDKVEDKETLLPHLQKLAEKLKVDEVIPVSALRNINLERLESLLVERLPEGIHLYPEDQITDRSSRFMAAEIVREKITRQLGDELPYQMAVEIEEFKQEGALLTISALILVERDGQKRILIGEKGERIKQIGQQARLDMEKLFESKIMLNLWVKVKSGWSDDERALRSLGYNDL; via the coding sequence ATGTCGAGCAATGACGATGCACCGCTTGGCACCCGATGTGGGTATGTCGCGATAGTGGGACGACCCAACGTAGGCAAATCCACATTGCTTAACCACCTGCTTGGCCAGAAAATCAGTATCACCTCACGCAAACCCCAGACAACGCGCAACGCTGTGGTGGGTATTAAAACGGAAGGTGATATACAGCTTATCTTTGTCGATACGCCCGGCCTGCACCTCAATGAAACCCGTGCGATCAATCGTTATATGAACCGCACCGCCAGTACCGCAATGAAAGATGTCGATGTTGTGGTGTTTCTGGTGGATCGCTTTATCTGGAATGATGAAGACGAGGCGGTGGCTGCACAACTCAGCCGCGTGCAATGCCCGATCATCCTCGCCGTGAATAAAGTGGACAAGGTGGAAGACAAGGAAACACTTTTACCTCATCTGCAAAAACTCGCCGAAAAACTAAAAGTTGATGAAGTCATTCCCGTTTCGGCGCTGCGCAATATTAATCTGGAGCGTCTGGAGTCCTTACTGGTTGAACGTTTGCCGGAAGGGATTCATCTCTACCCGGAAGACCAGATCACGGATCGCAGTTCGCGCTTTATGGCCGCCGAAATCGTGCGTGAAAAAATCACTCGCCAATTAGGTGATGAATTACCTTACCAGATGGCTGTTGAGATCGAAGAGTTTAAACAGGAAGGCGCACTGTTAACGATTTCGGCATTAATTCTGGTTGAGCGCGACGGGCAAAAAAGAATCCTGATTGGCGAAAAAGGCGAACGTATCAAACAGATCGGCCAACAAGCGCGCCTCGATATGGAAAAACTGTTTGAAAGCAAGATCATGCTCAACCTGTGGGTCAAGGTAAAATCCGGCTGGTCCGATGACGAACGTGCATTGCGCAGCCTGGGTTACAACGACCTCTAA